The sequence below is a genomic window from Vibrio mangrovi.
GTTGTTGTCTGGAAACAATTGGCCGGCGGCATTTTTGATCTTTATGAGATTGTTCCGGGGATGGTGCTGTCCACGATCGCCATTATTGTTGTGACATGGCTAAGTCGTGAACCCGATCAAACCATTCGATCACAGCATTCAACGTTCTTAAAACAACTCTCAGAGTTGGATTAAAACACTTTGATAACAGGCCCCTCACTAAAGAGGGGCTTTTTAGTGATATTGTTATAGATATGAACGGGAGTATAGGATTTGGGAATAATCAATAATTTTTTAGTGATCCATGTCACAAATGTGGTGTTGAATTTTGAGAAAATGTTTCTATATGGATAAATACTCTTATTATTGATATTAGGTAGTTTACTTGATGAGGTCTGTCATGTCTGAAGCATATTGTCCAGTGTGTCGTAAAGTTACACCACACAAATCGATTATGCGGCGTTGCCAGACTGAACGTTGTACGAAGTGGCAGGAGATTCAGTTATTTCTGTCCTTACTGATGCAGGGTCATCATTACTACAAGATGGAAAGGCAATGTTTTTGTCGTGTATGTAATCACCAGAATACCAGAGCGGTACTTCCTCTTCATAACAACTCCCGCAACGAGCCAAGAGTTTCTTAGTTAAAGCAGCTCTCCCTAACTAAGGTTTCACCGATCATTCTCTTTACAGTGTAAATCTGTGTGGCCAGTGTCGGTCATCTTTTGACGTTATCTGTACTTTTTAGAGAGACTCCCCACATCTGCTCTTCGAAGAGTCTCGTAGATGGGACATTAGAAGCGCATCGTAGCACGGGATGTCCCCGGTTGGCGTGCTACGTAGTAAAAGGGCTTTCAATATTGAGCGTATTGCAGATATCAACAATTGCGAGCGACAGACTCGATTTAATGACTTGCTGCTGACGATTCAACTGTAGCTGATAAAACGCTACATCTGCCTCTTCATCAATCATTGGTGGGGTAAGCTGCAGTATTCCCATTTGACTGAGAGCGCTGATTTTTTTGATTGCATCTAGTATCTTCGGATCCGTAAAGTGATACTCGGTTCCGTCTTTATTTAGTTGATTTCTCAAACGAATAATTGTTTCTATATCATGATAAACCGCATCTGGTATCACTCCCAATCCGAACAGAAGCTTTATCCGTACACTTAAATTGCCAAGTGGCCCGGAAGATTCCAGTAAAGGATTGATCACGGCTTTTACAGCAAGATAATCACTTCGGAAAATACGCTGTACCAATGAATCAACGGACTGTTCAAAGATGTCGACAGCTGCAATAAAAAAACCTCGGACTGAAGGGGCTACATTCAGTTGCTCAATAATGTCTGCTTCGTTAATTTTCTCTACCATAAAGAAAGCATCATAGTTAAAAAGGAGGAGGGGGAAGGAGCACTCCCCCAGCCTCACTTATTATTTTTAGAGGGTGTTATAGATAGCTTCGACTTGCTTAGCCTCTTTCCCGTGTTCATCCAGATTGGCATAGTGTGCCAGAGTCGGCAGAACACCATGTTTACTCAGATATGCCTGTAAGTCGACAGCCTGAGGATCTGAAGCGTTGGTATATTTTAATGCAGCCGCGATTCCTTTCAACAGTGCTGTATTCGAAATTCCGTATTCCATTGTACCACGTAATGGTTTGATTAAACGGTCATTTTCTCCGAGTTTGCGTATCGGCTGACGTCCAACCCGTTCTACATCATCAGTTAAATATGGATTAGCGAATCTGGATAAAATTTTCTGAATGTACGCAGCATGTATTTTGCGTTCAAAATGGTAGCGATGGAGTAAAACTTCTCCACTTTCTGTCATTGCTTGTTTGACATCAGCATAGATTGTTTCATCTTCAATCGCTTCTTTAATCGTCTGATAACCTTTGAGGCAGCCCAGATAAGCCGTAATACAGTGTCCGGTATTGAGCGTGAACAGTTTTCGTTCCACATAAGCCATCAGGTTATCTGTCTTCTCCATTCCCGGAATATCAGGAATTTCTCCAACAAATTGCAGTTCATCAACGATCCATTCACTGAAACTTTCAACGGTTACATCCAGAATATTATCTGAGGCTTCTGCCGGAGGTACGATGCGATCAACGGCTGAATCAACAAAACCAATCAGCTCATCAGCCTTTGAGTGATATTCTTTGGCAAGGTGCTGATATACCTGCTCTTTAAGATGCGATGTACCCCGAATCATGTTTTCACAAGCGATAATATTCAGTGGTGTGCTGTTGCCGCTGTCTATCCGTTTTTGTATTCCGGTCGCGATTGTTTTGGCGATAATATCCAGAACATTTGGTCCGACAGCTGTTGTAATTAAGTCAACACAAATCATGTGTTCATAGATTTCATCACTGGTTGAGTTGACTGCTGTTACATTTTTGACCGTTTGTTGCTGACACTCAGAACCGACAACTTTAACCTGATACTGTCCGTCTTGTTGCAGCTTTTGAACAATTTCCTGATTGACGTCTGCAAAGATTACGTAGATTCCGGCATCTGCCAGAAGTTTGCCAATAAATCCCCGTCCGATGTTACCGGCACCAAAATGAATTGCCTTTCTCATAGACTTTTACCTACAAATTAAAAACAAAGAAAAAGCAGAGGCTTTTTGCCTCTGCTTATGAAAGTTATGCAGTCGTATTACCCAACACTTCTAAAATGGCGTTGACGTCATTGGTTGAAGTGAGGGTTGCAATCGCATCCGGATCATCGAGCGCATTGGTGATCATGGTGATTACACCAATATGTTCATCATTCTGCGCTGCGATGCCGATAACCAGTTTGGCGATGTCGTCTTCGTCATCTGTAAACTGGACTCCTTCCGGGTATTGGCAAATGACGATTCCTGTTTTCAGGACGCGATCTTTTGCCTCAACCGTGCCATGCGGTACTGCGATGGATTCACCCAGATAAGTGGACACCATGTTTTCTCTTTCAAACATGGCATCGATATATCCGGGATCTACATATCCAAGCGCGACGAGTTGTTCTCCCGCGTAACGGATGGCTTCTTCTTTGTTGTTTGCTTTTAGGTTTAAGTGAATATTACGGGCTTCAATTTGAAATGCCGGCGTGACTTCAGTATCTGCAGCAGAGGAAACCGCAGTTGCTTGACCGGCATCAGGCTTTTTTATTTCATTGACGAGATTGTTATATAGTTCATTATCCAGAAAGTTAGTTAATGAAATATGGTGTGCAGACGGGGCGTGTTTACGAGCCCGATCAGTTAAATCTTTATGAGTAATGACGATGTCAACATCCTGAGGAAGGCTGTTAATTGCCAGATTGGTGACCTGGATATCTAGTCCGGCCTCCTGTACTTTCTTACGGAGCATACTGGCACCCATGGCACTCGACCCCATTCCTGCGTCACATGCCACGATGATGTTTTGCACGCCACTTGCCGGTAGCCGGGATGCGGATGCACCTTTAGATTCTGCCTTCATATCTTGCATTTGAGAGGTTGCTTTTTCCAGAGAATCTTCGTCATCAGTTTCCTGATTTCTCTGTGTTTTCATTAGCAGTGACGCGACAGTAAATGAAACGGCAGCAGCAGCTGTAATTGAGCAGAGAACACCAAGTATCGAACTCTTCGGAGTCATGAGTAAGACGGCAAAAATAGAACCTGGTGATGCTGGAGAAACCAGTCCGGCACCAAATACGGTTAATGTAAATACACCAGTCATCCCACCAGCAATGGCTGCGAGGATCAGCCGGGGATTCATCAGAATGTACGGGAAGTAAATCTCATGAATACCACCTAAGAAATGGATAATCGTTGCACCACCGGCAGTTTGTCTTGCAGTTCCTTTACCAAAAACGATGTAAGCCAGAAGAATTCCCAGGCCCGGCCCCGGATTTGCTTCAATCAGGAAGAAAATAGATTTACCGGTTTCACTGGCTTGTTGAATACCCAGTGGTGAGAAAATGCCATGGTTGATTGCATTATTCAGGAACAGAATTTTGGCTGGTTCAACAAAAAGTGAAGTCAAAGGTAGTAAATGTGCTTTCACCAGAACATCAACACCGGCAGCAAGTGCGGTTGACAGGACTTTGACAAACGGGCCTATCAGGAAGAAAGCAATAATCGCAAAGATCATTCCGATGATACCAGCAGAGAAATTGTTCACCAGCATCTCAAAGCCACTTCTGACTTTCCCATCGACTTTCCGGTCAAATGTTTTGATTGCCCATCCCCCGATCGGGCCTGCAATCATTGCTCCCATAAACATCGGGATGTCTGCACCGATGATGACACCCATCGTGGTAATTGCACCAACGACGGCTCCGCGTTCACCACCGACAAGCTTACCGCCGGTATAGCCAATCAGGAGTGGTAATAGATAAGTGATCATCGGACCGACAAGTGCAGCCAATGTCTCATTGGGTGTCCATCCTGTTGGAATGAACAATGCTGTAATAAATCCCCATGCAATGAATGCCCCGATATTTGGCATAACCATGTTGGATAAGAACCGGCCAAAATTTTGTATCTTGACCTTTGCATCTGGTGATATCATATGGATTCCCCGTTCGATGTTCTATTTGATGTTGTTGTGTGTTACGGCTCGGCAAAGCCGTTGAATTGGATAGTTCTCCATCAATCTAACACACAACTTTTGAATTGAACCTAGAACGGGTTTTTTGTGACTTACTTCAATAAATAGTGTGGATGCAAGTGTCTTTTAAGTGATTTACATCTATTTTTTTTGCTGTAAATTTATTACAAAAAATAACACCAAGAAAAGTCAATATATTTTTTATGTGTAATATCTCATTTTTTGTAATTTGAAAAATAACTTTATGGTGATCAATGTCTCATTTTTATCAGATTTTGAATTTTGCGTGATGTTAAGTGTGATTTTGATCTCGCTGGGTTATTTGTTTTGATATAAAAAATAAATTGGCGAGAAATGTGAGGTGTGTTCTGTAATAAATATACGGAGTTTATGGCGGTTCAGCGATATGATTCAGGGCGGATTTTATTAGGTGATTTCCCCGTGATGGGAAATATTATTTATGCAATGATAAGTATATTGACCCATAATTAGTTGATTTTATCGTTTTGGGTGTGTCGGTTCCTTGTTAGAATCCTGTCAATTTTTTAAACATCAGATTGGTTAATGAAAGATAAAGTGATTTTAGCTGTTACCTCTGAACGGGGTACACGGCAGTTTCGTATTGGGCGACGTTTCTATCGGGTGTTAAAAGTAGCTGGTTGTTCGGTTGCTTTGGGGGTCTTCGTATCGACAGGAGTCATTTATTATCTGACTCAGAAGAGTCAGGCACTGGAAGTACAGTCAATGACGCTGACCGAGGAGGTTGCATCATTAACTGAATTGAAGCAAACGCTGGAATCTGACTTACAGTCCCGCGAGGAGGAGATGCAGTTAGTCTCTGATCGATTGGGGGATCTGGAGAAATTACTCGGTGTTGATAGCGGAGAAGAAAACATTATCTCAAGACTGGACGTTGCAACCATTCATTCGTCGATTCGTCTGGTGATGCTGAACCAGATACCCAGTGGTTCTCCAGTGAAACAAGCCAGAATTTCTTCTGGATATGGCAGGCGGGTTCATCCTGTGACCGGGAAAGTAAAATTTCATCGTGGGCAGGATTTTGCCGTCAACACCGGAACACCTGTCTATGCGCCGGCTGATGGTGTGGTACAAGCCACCCGTTCAAGTAGTAAAGGTTCCGGTAATTTCTTAAGATTGCAGCATTCCTTTGGTTTTTCAAGTTCTTACTCTCATTTGAATCGTTTTTCTGTACGAAGTGGTACTTTTGTGAAAAAAGGGGATTTGATTGGTTATTCAGGAAACAGTGGCCTGACTTCCGGCCCTCATCTTCATTATGAAATCCGCTTTGTCGACAGGCCTCTGAACCCCCGGCCATTTGTCGATTGGGGAATGAACAATTTTGAAAGTATCTTCACTAAAATTAAGTCAATTCATTGGGATACGCTGGTGGCTCGGGTAGAATCGAGAGTTAGTCAGCAGATGGGGATTTCATCACGAGGTACCCAGATTATTGCCGGTAATGCTAATGTTGCCGACGTTCCGGTGAGGTTTAAGGAATAGAAGAAAGACAAAGGTTCAATAAGAGTAGAGGATGAATTCTCTACTCTTGTGACTGATCTGATTTTATCGGTGATTAGCTTTCTGTTTCGATATCTGAATCATCAGTAAATTCATCCAGTGCATCGGGCTTATTTCGGCCATTGAGGGTATGAAAGCGTTTTCTTCCTCTGGAAAGACGAACGTATTTCAGCCAGACTCGTTCAAGCTTTGTTTTGGCTTTTTCGGGATGTTCCAGTACGAGTAGGAAGTGATTTTCATCTGCGTTTTCGGGCTCTAGAATACCAGATTCCAGTTGGGACATAGTTTCCCCGAACTGAATCAGCAGCTCTTCTTCTGCAAGCGTGAAATCACCTGATTTGGCAAATCCCCGTGGGAATTTTTTATTGTCGTAAAAACGTTTTTTTCCATAACGGAATTCTGTCTCAGACATATCAACCTCGTGTCAATGCAGAGTTACATTTTTGTATTGAATTACGGCGAAAGTTAGGCGTAATCTAAGCAAAAGAAAAACAAAAATTTTTTATCGTCATCATTGCGTTTTATTATCTATATGCATATACCCAAATGACCTCAAGATGCAGTTTCAGTGAGAATAGAGAATTTCTATGGATGTGAAAGTTTTTCGTACTTTTCTGGAATTAGCCCGGGTTCGCCATTTTGGCCGGGCAGCAGAAAATTTGTATTTGACACAGGCAGCGGTGAGTGCCCGCATTAAACAACTTGAAAGTTATTTCGATACACAGTTATTTACGCGGGATCGAAATAATATCAAGCTGACCTCTGCCGGAGAACGTTTGGTCG
It includes:
- a CDS encoding MltR family transcriptional regulator, with protein sequence MVEKINEADIIEQLNVAPSVRGFFIAAVDIFEQSVDSLVQRIFRSDYLAVKAVINPLLESSGPLGNLSVRIKLLFGLGVIPDAVYHDIETIIRLRNQLNKDGTEYHFTDPKILDAIKKISALSQMGILQLTPPMIDEEADVAFYQLQLNRQQQVIKSSLSLAIVDICNTLNIESPFTT
- a CDS encoding mannitol-1-phosphate 5-dehydrogenase; the protein is MRKAIHFGAGNIGRGFIGKLLADAGIYVIFADVNQEIVQKLQQDGQYQVKVVGSECQQQTVKNVTAVNSTSDEIYEHMICVDLITTAVGPNVLDIIAKTIATGIQKRIDSGNSTPLNIIACENMIRGTSHLKEQVYQHLAKEYHSKADELIGFVDSAVDRIVPPAEASDNILDVTVESFSEWIVDELQFVGEIPDIPGMEKTDNLMAYVERKLFTLNTGHCITAYLGCLKGYQTIKEAIEDETIYADVKQAMTESGEVLLHRYHFERKIHAAYIQKILSRFANPYLTDDVERVGRQPIRKLGENDRLIKPLRGTMEYGISNTALLKGIAAALKYTNASDPQAVDLQAYLSKHGVLPTLAHYANLDEHGKEAKQVEAIYNTL
- a CDS encoding PTS mannitol transporter subunit IICBA, giving the protein MISPDAKVKIQNFGRFLSNMVMPNIGAFIAWGFITALFIPTGWTPNETLAALVGPMITYLLPLLIGYTGGKLVGGERGAVVGAITTMGVIIGADIPMFMGAMIAGPIGGWAIKTFDRKVDGKVRSGFEMLVNNFSAGIIGMIFAIIAFFLIGPFVKVLSTALAAGVDVLVKAHLLPLTSLFVEPAKILFLNNAINHGIFSPLGIQQASETGKSIFFLIEANPGPGLGILLAYIVFGKGTARQTAGGATIIHFLGGIHEIYFPYILMNPRLILAAIAGGMTGVFTLTVFGAGLVSPASPGSIFAVLLMTPKSSILGVLCSITAAAAVSFTVASLLMKTQRNQETDDEDSLEKATSQMQDMKAESKGASASRLPASGVQNIIVACDAGMGSSAMGASMLRKKVQEAGLDIQVTNLAINSLPQDVDIVITHKDLTDRARKHAPSAHHISLTNFLDNELYNNLVNEIKKPDAGQATAVSSAADTEVTPAFQIEARNIHLNLKANNKEEAIRYAGEQLVALGYVDPGYIDAMFERENMVSTYLGESIAVPHGTVEAKDRVLKTGIVICQYPEGVQFTDDEDDIAKLVIGIAAQNDEHIGVITMITNALDDPDAIATLTSTNDVNAILEVLGNTTA
- a CDS encoding M23 family metallopeptidase — encoded protein: MKDKVILAVTSERGTRQFRIGRRFYRVLKVAGCSVALGVFVSTGVIYYLTQKSQALEVQSMTLTEEVASLTELKQTLESDLQSREEEMQLVSDRLGDLEKLLGVDSGEENIISRLDVATIHSSIRLVMLNQIPSGSPVKQARISSGYGRRVHPVTGKVKFHRGQDFAVNTGTPVYAPADGVVQATRSSSKGSGNFLRLQHSFGFSSSYSHLNRFSVRSGTFVKKGDLIGYSGNSGLTSGPHLHYEIRFVDRPLNPRPFVDWGMNNFESIFTKIKSIHWDTLVARVESRVSQQMGISSRGTQIIAGNANVADVPVRFKE
- a CDS encoding DUF413 domain-containing protein, with translation MSETEFRYGKKRFYDNKKFPRGFAKSGDFTLAEEELLIQFGETMSQLESGILEPENADENHFLLVLEHPEKAKTKLERVWLKYVRLSRGRKRFHTLNGRNKPDALDEFTDDSDIETES